Below is a genomic region from Vitis riparia cultivar Riparia Gloire de Montpellier isolate 1030 chromosome 16, EGFV_Vit.rip_1.0, whole genome shotgun sequence.
TGCATGCTCTTTACAAAGAATATATGGAAGCCATGTATAGAATTCTAAAGTATCTTAAAGGATCTATAGGGAAAGgattattctttagaaaaaatgaaacaagaagCATTGAAGGGTTCACGGATGCTAACTGGGCAAGTACCATAGATGATCAAAGATCAACTTCAGGCTATTGCACCTTTGTGTGGGGTAACTTAGCTACTTGGAGGAATAAGAAGCAAACAATAGTAACTAGAAGTAGTG
It encodes:
- the LOC117933253 gene encoding uncharacterized mitochondrial protein AtMg00810-like, which translates into the protein MAFAIRIVSQHMHALYKEYMEAMYRILKYLKGSIGKGLFFRKNETRSIEGFTDANWASTIDDQRSTSGYCTFVWGNLATWRNKKQTIVTRSSAEAEFHAIAHDMCELPWLKQLLQEINVKEEMSMKMSCDNKVTINISHNPIHRD